A region of Micromonas commoda chromosome 4, complete sequence DNA encodes the following proteins:
- a CDS encoding predicted protein, with product MAADTALEWIEGGGLSFTVPAAMLDPSVPMSSVLSARTWQEQLSADERASLRRFLPDPTASEEDVRALVAALFGDGDGDGDGGGDTHVNMHFGNPAERVWREIQARERDPEVMAHRNAIGVVERGAHELEVRLHHARVARAGMGMLRKFRDADADAAGGGDGGGVTREDRLRAWHRREATPEPDRSHRVGGSDEDDSSNDETATGRDEVAASEEAAKRAMRVAMEAADAASKLAATSGGPGAMAALRAAETAMAAAEAAAAEARRARTRWIEGGGAAGGNTAVHGARRSSIGKGGVRASAEKKPKVANPHSMRVDGPIGLNRKFSTNEDW from the coding sequence atggcggcggacACGGCGCTGGAGTGgatcgagggcggcgggttgAGCTTCACGGTTCCCGCCGCCATGCTCGATCCGAGCGTCCCGATGTCCTCGGTGCTGTCCGCCCGAACCTGGCAGGAGCAGCtctccgcggacgagcgcgcgtcgctgagGAGGTTCCTACCGGATCCCACAGcctccgaggaggacgtccgcgcgctcgtcgcggcgctcttcggcgacggcgacggcgacggcgacggcggcggcgacacgcACGTCAATATGCACTTCGGCAACCCCGCCGAGCGAGTGTGGCGGGAGATTCAGGCGCGCGAGAGGGATCCGGAGGTGATGGCGCACAGGAACGCGATCGGGGTTGTGGAGCGGGGCGCGCACGAGTTGGAGGTGCGGCTccaccacgcgcgcgtggcccGCGCGGGGATGGGCATGCTGCGCAAGttccgcgacgcggacgcggacgccgcgggaggaggcgacggcggcggcgtcacccGCGAGGACAGGCTTCGCGCGTGGCACCGACGCGAAGCAACCCCGGAACCAGATCGGAgccatcgcgtcgggggCTCCGACGAAGACGATTCGTCCAACGACGAAACCGCGACGGGCCGagacgaggtcgccgcgtcggaggaagccgcgaagcgcgcgatgcgcgtcgcgatggaggctgcggacgccgcgtcgaagctcgcggcgacgtcgggcggCCCAGGCGCCATGGCCGCTCTCCgagccgcggagacggccatggcggcggcggaggcggcggcggcggaggcgagaagggcgaggacgcgttggatcgagggcgggggcgcggctgGCGGGAACACAGCCGTgcacggcgcgcgtcgttcgtcgatCGGGAAGGGGGGCGtcagggcgagcgcggagaagaagccgAAGGTGGCCAACCCGCACAGCATGAGGGTCGACGGGCCCATCGGGCTCAACAGAAAATTTAGCACCAACGAGGATTGgtga
- a CDS encoding mitochondrial carrier family (carnitine/acylcarnitine), whose protein sequence is MTVPSNVLLQSFRSVLDSPGMSVSHARRGRSIATGFAHPADSAFVASAAVEPQSALVRSAKDVFAGTCGGITVTLVGHPFDTVKVLLQTQSATNPAYKGPLDAASKVVKSEGFKGLYKGVTSPLAGQMFFRATLFFGYARAKEIVGVSPDDPMSYAKAGLLAWMAGSFFESPIDLFKSQWQTQIVQAKQNPNYVPPYKTVGECVRASIKHNGIRGPYQAFGATLIRNLPAGAIYFGVFENTKNYFAAKHEDGKPRDWEIMFAGGLGGFFYWSLFYPVDVIKSAMMTDSINKAERKYSGFLDAGSQLYKQGGVRRLYAGLVPCLLRASPANAGMLFVVDKVKQLLG, encoded by the exons ATGACCGTTCCCAGCAACGTCCTCCTCCAGAG CTTCCGCTCCGTGCTGGACTCGCCGGGCATGAGCGTCTCGCACGCGCGCAGGGGCCGCTCCATCGCGACGGGCTTCGCGCACCCCGCAGActccgccttcgtcgcctccgccgcggtcgagccccagtccgcgctcgtccgctcCGCCAAGGACGTCTTCGCCGGCACGTGCGGCGGCATCACCGTCACCCTCGTCGGCCACCCGTTCGACACCGTCAAGGTGCTCCTGCAGACGCAGTCGGCGACGAACCCGGCGTACAAAGGCccgctggacgcggcgtcgaaagTGGTAAAGTCCGAGGGTTTCAAGGGCCTGTACAAGGGCgtcacgtcgccgctcgcggggcAGATGTTCTTCCGCGCCACCCTGTTCTTTGGGTACGCGCGGGCGAAGGAGATCGTCGGCGTCTCCCCGGACGATCCGATGTCCTACGCGAAGGCGGGTCTGCTCGCGTGGATGGCTGGTTCGTTTTTCGAGTCCCCCATCGACCTGTTCAAGTCTCAGTGGCAGACGCAGATCGTCCAGGCGAAGCAGAACCCGAACTACGTCCCGCCGTACAAGACCGTCGGCGAGTGCGTCAGGGCATCGATCAAGCACAACGGGATTCGGGGGCCCTACCAGgcgttcggcgcgacgctGATCCGCAACCTCCCCGCGGGTGCCATCTACTTCGGCGTGTTCGAGAACACCAAGAACTACTTCGCGGCGAAGCACGAGGACGGCAAGCCGCGGGACTGGGAGATCATGTTCGcgggcggcctcggcgggttCTTCTACTGGTCCCTGTTCTAccccgtcgacgtcatcaAGAGCGCGATGATGACGGATTCCATCAACAAGGCTGAGCGAAAGTACAGCGgcttcctcgacgccgggtcccAGCTGTACAAACAGGGCGGCGTGAGGAGGCTCTACGCGGGTTTGGTGCCGTGCCTgctgcgcgcgtcgccggcgaacgcgggaATGCTCTTCGTGGTGGACAAGGTCAAGCAGCTCCTCGGATga
- a CDS encoding predicted protein: MAAVKLEACQPDPDAPDRGFLDVVVEFPPMCSASTRPGRPNDDAHFVARRIEDALLDSAAIDKRKLTIKEGLWAWKICLDVYCLDHDGSMLDAGLMAALAALRDAKVPHVIVDDRGKITYGGRKTDTESSNNTAVEGKIEVAAAPVAVTTALYRKHLIVDPDAEEEQLADATVTVTMDGATVVGVHKPGGTAEASETDLMHCVAACRLNLEARAKAIDAAFA; this comes from the coding sequence ATGGCCGCGGTGAAGCTCGAGGCGTGCCAGCccgacccggacgcgccggatCGCGGattcctcgacgtcgtcgtcgagttcCCGCCGATGTgctcggcgtccacgcggCCCGGACGGcccaacgacgacgcgcactTCGTCGCCAGGCGCATCGAGGATGCGCTCCTCGACTCCGCGGCCATCGACAAGCGGAAGCTGACCATCAAGGAGGGGCTCTGGGCGTGGAAAATCTGCCTGGACGTCTACTGCCTCGACCACGACGGGAGCatgctcgacgccgggctcatggccgccctcgcggcgctgagagACGCCAAGGTTCCGCACGTCATCGTGGACGACCGCGGCAAGATCACCTACGGCGGACGGAAAACCGACACAGAGTCGTCAAACAACACAGCCGTCGAGGGGAAGAtcgaggtggccgccgcgccggtggcggtgaCCACGGCGCTGTACAGGAAACACCTCATCGTGGACCctgacgcggaggaggagcagttggcggacgccacggtgacggtgacgatggacggcgccaccgtcgtgGGCGTGCACAAGCCGGGCGGAACGGCTGAGGCGAGCGAGACGGATCTGATGCactgcgtcgccgcgtgcaggTTAAACctcgaggcgagggcgaaggcCATagacgccgcgttcgcttGA
- a CDS encoding predicted protein → MRTRRSLASRSFVASVATTTTTATTLLCLVGLLRIPRVGATDQLGVTPYAHAARAALDRAADEDPLAKGDSYASLSESHKDVFRRHSSTRTLEEKTEALEAPIVRHATVEVRLVGFDGDGVAEVRLTERDFAPYLDALRADVPHVSLTSPDDDDDDDDDDDDDGRIPPGPITTRFRFHVTRASRRLCAEIAAAVDDALERADATRGALASITVESSAVTAIPHDVVDALIAADHAKAAASSSYVIYILNPAPKAYASRKYAYSYDSAVGRPPGSTGGSGTSTSGCVGQLWTGDSNGSIGSNNGRYAWFDLTAGPTSYGPSDGGEGATHALPRVHAAHRRRPDQLAVAVAGLLRRAANHLLAPPAAHAVAPKVWRSTTVKIVRVTDTPRGNDGRVPPLGIREIESALRKAAGAWEGGEVGGGAEGAEGAEGSAPAVHVTETEVGVGSCSLCVAAMHRALKATARSSTPGSSSDRGANGGDGGGATYAGAEEDGNGGRVLNLDVGRPAGGTHREFLDAAELRYWLREFRSRIAEEIEMDLGDANTGDDGDGVRVIPVFLFDLARTEALLLDGRDSAVAYPDMAIAVRTKSPTRISPNGFQCQNLPVLVEPADVHRALLGAVLSAGWGVAPTHLTWSESRGAAARDHAFDVGNSPFGELSLVGRKGQISFAASDAAKRHAILAIVAETRHRASRVLAALARSRDGQGAMTPTAGLEFDGRWASMRRKHERALAAEAMHDHKRARHFAMSANVDLEALTKLVLDAGKKLEARLECFEEAKGSEGLVWRVLSAFAVFATAYFKGKDALGRWWNVKVAKQF, encoded by the coding sequence atgcGAACCCGAcgatcgctcgcgtcgcgatcgttcgtcgcgagcgtcgcgacgacgacgacgacggcgacgacgctcctCTGCCTCGTCGGTTTGTTGCGgatcccgcgcgtcggggcgaccGATCAACTCGGCGTGACGCCCtacgcgcacgccgcgagggcggcgctggaccgcgccgcggacgaggacccgCTCGCCAAGGGCGACTCCTACGCGTCCCTCTCCGAGTCTCACAAGGACGTCTTCAGGAGGCAcagctcgacgcgaacgctcGAGGAGAAGACGGAGGCTCTCGAAGCGCCGATCGTGCGGCACGCGACGGTGGAGGTGCGGCTGGTggggttcgacggcgacggcgtcgcggaggtgagGCTGACCGAGCGCGACTTCGCGCCctacctcgacgccctccgcgcggacgtcccgCACGTCTCCCTCAcgtcgcccgacgacgacgacgacgacgacgacgacgacgacgacgacggccggATCCCGCCCGGTCCAATCACCACCAGGTTCCGATTCCacgtcacccgcgcgtcccgacgGCTGTGCGCcgaaatcgccgccgccgtcgacgacgcgctcgaacgcgcggacgcgacgcgcggtgcccTGGCGTCTATAACCGTGGAatcctcggcggtgacggcgataccgcacgacgtcgtcgacgcgttgatcgccgccgatcacgcgaaagccgcggcgagttcgtccTACGTCATCTACATCCTCAACCCCGCGCCCAAGGCGTACGCATCGCGCAAATACGCATACTCGTACGACAGCGCGGTGGGTCGCCCTCCCGGGTCCACTGGTGGGTCGGGCACGAGCACCTCGGGTTGCGTCGGCCAGCTGTGGACCGGCGATTCAAACGGCTCGATCGGTTCAAACAACGGCCGGTACGCGTGGTTTGACCTCACCGCGGGTCCGACGTCGTACGGCCCGTccgatggcggcgaaggggcgacgcacgcgctccCGCGGGTTCACGCCGCGCACCGGAGACGACCGGaccagctcgccgtcgccgtcgcggggttgttgcggcgcgcggcgaatcATCTcctggcgccgcccgcggcgcacgcggtggcgccgaagGTTTGgcggtcgacgacggtgaAGATTGTGCGGGTGACGGACACGCCGCGGGGCAACGACGGCCGGGTGCCGCCCCTCGGGATCAGGGAGATCGAGTCCGCGCtgaggaaggcggcgggggcgtgggaGGGCGGTGAAGtcggcgggggtgccgagggtgccgagggtgccgagggatcggcgccggcggtgcaCGTGACCGAGACGGAagtcggcgtcggctcgtGTTCGCTGTGCGTGGCGGCGATGCACCGGGCTCTGAAGGCgaccgcgcgttcgtccACACCGGGTTCTTCgtccgaccgcggcgcgaacggcggggacggcggcggcgccacgtacgccggcgccgaggaggacggaaACGGCGGGCGGGTGCTCAACCTGGACGTCGGCCGACCCGCGGGGGGCACGCACAGGGAAtttctcgacgccgccgagttgCGGTACTGGCTGAGGGAGTTTCGATCGCGAATCGCGGAAGAGATCGAGAtggacctcggcgacgcgaacacgggggacgacggcgacggggtaCGGGTGATTCCCGTGTTTTTGTTCGACTTGGCGCGCACGGAGGcgctgctcctcgacgggcgcgattCGGCCGTCGCGTATCCGGATATGGCGATCGCCGTGCGAACCaagtcgccgacgcgaatcTCGCCGAACGGGTTTCAGTGCCAAAACCTTCCCGTGctcgtcgagcccgcggacGTGCACAGGgcgctgctcggcgcggtgttGAGCGCCGGCTGGGGCGTCGCTCCCACGCACCTGACCTGGAGCGAGTcacgcggggcggcggcgagggatcACGCGTTTGACGTCGGAAACTCGCCCTTTGGCGAGTTATCACTCGTCGGGCGCAAGGGTCAAATATCGTTCGCGGcttccgacgcggcgaagcggcacgcgatcctcgccatcgtcgcggagacCCGGCacagggcgtcgcgggtcctagccgcgctcgcgcgttccAGGGACGGGCagggcgcgatgacgccgacCGCCGGGCTCGAGTTCGACGGCCGCTGGGCGTCGATGCGGCGCaagcacgagcgcgcgctcgccgcggaggcgatgcACGATCATAAACGCGCGCGTCActtcgcgatgagcgcgaacGTGGACCTGGAGGCGTTGACGAAGCTTGTGCTGGACGCGGGAaagaagctcgaggcgagGCTCGAGTGTttcgaggaggcgaagggaTCGGAGGGTTTGGTTTGGCGCGTCTTGTCCGCGTTTGCAGtgttcgcgacggcgtacTTCAAGGGGAAGGACGCGTTGGGGCGCTGGTGGAACGTCAAGGTGGCGAAACAGTTTTAG
- a CDS encoding predicted protein, translated as MTDCAEEQEMEVEALLSILMDDMAVVTGSEAIAGVTHAPCYQIVVSPLGDGEEEDPDGDESQRARLGLVFSHTPSYPEEPPLIKCRSLRGLFDAELVACKSMLDALAKESVGMPMIFDLAQAAKEWMRDRAGVVDVVEETPEQIQRRLEEEAVARLRAMRATGTPVTVDSYREWVEKFDAERALKRLKAGQGGSMDDDADAAGGERRMTGRRYFEERTAAQLEADEKAEGEEEEDDFDFGDSDFDDSDEDLIEFMKGGGDGDEDGEEDGYGDGEGGGDDGGDE; from the coding sequence ATGACGGACTGCGCGGAAGAGCAGGAGATGGAGGTGGAGGCTCTGCTGTCCATCCTGATGGACGACATGGCGGTCGTCACCGGCAgcgaggccatcgcgggcgtcacgcacgcgccgtgTTACCAGATCGTCGTCTccccgctcggcgacggcgaggaggaggacccggacggggacgaaTCGCAGCGCGCGAGACTCGGCCTCGTGTTCTCTCACACGCCGAGCTACCCGGAGGAGCCGCCGCTGATCAAGTGCCGATCGCTCCGGGGGCTCTTCGACGCAGAGCTCGTCGCGTGCAAGTCgatgctcgacgcgctggcgaaAGAATCGGTCGGCATGCCGATGATCTTCGACCTCGCGCAAGCGGCGAAGGAGTGGatgcgcgaccgcgcgggtgtggtggacgtcgtcgaggaaaCCCCGGAGCAGATCCAGCGGcggctggaggaggaggcggtggcgcgactgagggcgatgcgcgcgacgggcacgCCGGTCACGGTGGACTCCTACCGCGAGTGGGTGGAAAAGTTTGACGCCGAGAGGGCGCTGAAGCGGCTGAAAGCCGGCCAGGGCGGatcgatggacgacgacgccgacgccgccggcggcgagagaCGGATGACGGGGCGACGGTACTTCGAGgagcgcaccgcggcgcagctcgaggcggacgagaaagccgagggcgaggaggaggaggacgacttCGACTTTGGCGACTCGGACTTTgacgactcggacgaggacCTGATCGAGTTCATGaagggcgggggcgacggggacgaggacggggaggaggacgggtatggggacggggagggtGGGGGCGACGATGGGGGCGACGAGTGA
- a CDS encoding predicted protein, with translation MLENENVPITEEDATLLALGIHTDTGSLTFEATTPRDADALAYCLRMGASQKVLAEYVNPSLTAEQREVIARGMTDVVKTTVEGITVSRVHVECEEYSPGMATCAKEVLDLTDSDVLFMAVSYVHGKKNPYRHVSVIGRAKPVKTVDLGALLKTHLNGGGHPKAASAAFRMDQEISSSSSLEAFRASGDVEGILDELVRRVCVEQVPPERKARDVMRHSRHVVAATPEMTMAEVGEFLDVHDHRACPVISGEGILVGVVSVTEVDVATIKGQLDRPVSGYMKLRSAVTPNTPVSECERILVEQGEGCIPVVANYDEPRRQWRMEGLVTRATILKTHEYYRRNRLRSRNGGGLLAERDGDKAAPKVTVNPEVFFDSEMLGLAENTKTVPEADDSVADAGA, from the coding sequence atGCTCGAGAACGAAAACGTGCCGATaaccgaggaggacgcgacgctgCTCGCGCTGGGAATACACACCGACACCGGGTCGCTCACATTCGAGGCGACCACGCCgcgggacgccgacgccctcgcgtaTTGCCTCCGCATGGGCGCCAGTCAGAAAGTGTTGGCTGAGTACGTGAACCCGAGTTTAACCGCAGAGCAACGAGAGGTGATCGCGCGGGGCATGACGGACGTGGTAAAGACGACGGTGGAGGGGATCACCGTGTCAAGGGTCCACGTGGAGTGCGAGGAGTACTCGCCGGGCatggcgacgtgcgccaaGGAGGTTTTGGACCTGACGGATTCGGACGTGCTCTTCATGGCGGTTTCCTACGTGCACGGCAAGAAGAACCCGTACAGGCACGTCAGCGTCATCGGCCGCGCCAAACCGGTCAAGACggtcgacctcggcgcgttgCTCAAAACGCAcctcaacggcggcgggcaccccaaggcggcgtccgcggcgttccGGATGGATCAGGAGATTTCTTCGTCGAGTTCGCTCGAGGCGTttcgcgcgagcggcgacgtggagggaatcctcgacgagctggtGCGACGCGTGTGCGTCGAGCAGGTCCCGCCCGAGCGCAAGGCTCGGGACGTGATGAGGCACTCGCGACAcgtggtggcggcgacgccggagatgaCCATGGCGGAGGTTGGCGAGTTTCTGGACGTTCACGACCACCGAGCGTGCCCGGTGATATCGGGCGAGGGGATACTCGTGGGCGTGGTGTCGGTCACCGAGGTGGACGTGGCGACGATCAAAGGCCAGCTGGACAGACCGGTGAGCGGGTACATGAAGCTTCGAAGCGCCGTCACCCCGAACACGCCGGTGAGCGAGTGCGAGCGGATCCTGGTGGAGCAGGGCGAGGGGTGCATACCGGTCGTGGCAAACTACGACGAGCCCCGCAGGCAGTGGCGGATGGAGGGACTCGTGACCCGAGCGACCATACTGAAGACGCACGAGTACTACAGGAGGAACAGGCTGCGATCgaggaacggcggcgggctgctGGCGGAGAGGGACGGGGACAAGGCGGCGCCGAAGGTGACGGTCAACCCCGAGGTGTTCTTCGACTCGGAGATGCTGGGTTTGGCGGAGAACACCAAGACGGTTCCGGAGGCGGACGACTCCGTCGCGGATGCCGGCGCTTGA
- a CDS encoding predicted protein: MWRRLRRIPVGWIDAATTEARSARARWGGAWRRVPAGGPSWSIASIASVAPSTSVATNRRAPAPPPPTTTTATAGSAGSRVACIRRPPPPPVDPSRGAPAARLDARRGFAASPTSSSDGTHNPVSSILPRKHFTDAMRAARDAGDVPAVMKHFAELCERYPDSQGPGAFEILLSVAAAEGNPEAAVDTLEAMLSLGYPPTHHTHRKIIVAHNRGGQLDRAWEWLQMLAESEGNEYLAHAEGNAGARLFDAILVGAGKVADANVFNECWRVMRSMGVDPTEGTLEAHMLMESKVGWSEGVETAWERRDAGFEYLHPISKRSPRLFCRRVEAHARIATYLLKPRDVRRGGRAVGVGGDGGGRAGGRNSRETRRAAWISRAAAAIALDELYARTTPEPATDTAVNGDASGTHAVTHPRDVRDATTTLCNAYAACGDSDAIRDLMERAQLAGVAPDSHMFNALLRSEAADRSLAWDPAEDAGGNAGGGFSVGGSIPAGHVAGNGAGIGYTHAEELQDAVIRVEEMMRDMLESGVRPDLHSFMALLAAYAKVGDVAAAGDALAGMKVRGIELDTWAFNALLQACAAASDLDAASKVRASMKKSSVAADDITFLHLFTACARRTRQVAVALRDEEDWDEEWEWGGDGEGGAWVDEDEDGARRHHLGARAAESHAKLAGALLVDPGVGGSIPGGDLRGTLGRAIGVREAAAAAAAAAREGLSSVRGVFEDLRSDGEPIRLTPASVDAHRFPPSSSSLSRRQHVHAASPELARARAALREFRADMDASGVAFTPQCATALVQTMGRLREFDEMMAFVRSPPAGVPPDVYMYTQALHALAQDPFHWRRDGSTGDEGNDGPHDVRDASDGRVETGPKAALQLADEMTSLGMAHTRVTLNCVLLACAHLRDYDEAIRRFETHVNGGGEVGVDTYNALLRCAWAAGVFSQNASSIAQALENEGLKPNAHTELTLRRCGGFGQGMGGDRDASDALLRRFGFAVEAPAPPPREPMPWEKDDEDEKMPTSSSAYKGPPPRKPLVAEIGVDVEDDDDVDKLAEGDMEEPLVYSRKDGKLTRAGRRWEKGRK; this comes from the coding sequence ATGTGGCGACGCCTGCGCCGGATACCCGTCGGgtggatcgacgccgcgacgacggaggcgcgatcggcccgagcgcggtggggcggcgcgtggaGACGCGTACCCGCGGGCGGTCCATCGtggtccatcgcgtccatcgcgtccgtcgccccgtcgacgagcgtTGCGACGaatcggcgagcgcccgcgccgccgccgccgacgacgacgacggcgacggccgggTCTGCCGGGTCTCGCGTCGCGTGCAtccgccgaccgccgccgccgccggtggatccctcccgcggcgctcccgcggcgcgcctcgacgctcgccgGGGATTcgcggcgtcaccgacgtcgtcgagcgacggCACGCACAACCCGGTCTCCTCCATCCTTCCGCGCAAGCACTTCaccgacgcgatgcgcgccgctcgcgacgccggggacgtcccGGCCGTCATGAAACACTTCGCCGAGCTCTGCGAGCGGTACCCCGACTCGCAGGGTccgggcgcgttcgagatcctcctctccgtcgccgccgcggagggcaaCCCGGAGGCGGCCGTCGACACCCTGGAAGCGATGCTATCGCTGGGGTACCCGCCGACGCACCACACGCACCGCAAGATCATCGTCGCGCacaaccgcggcggccagctGGACCGCGCGTGGGAGTGGCTCCAGATGCTGGCGGAGAGCGAGGGGAACGAGTACCTGGCGCACGCGGAGGGtaacgcgggcgcgagactCTTCGACGcgatcctcgtcggcgccggcaaagtcgccgacgcgaacgtgtTTAACGAGTGCTGGCGCGTCATGCGTTCGATGGGGGTGGACCCGACCGAGGgcacgctcgaggcgcacatGCTGATGGAGAGCAAGGTGGGGTGGTCGGAAGGGGTCGAAACGGCGTgggagcgacgcgacgccgggttTGAGTACCTCCACCCGATTTCGAAGCGATCCCCGAGGCTCTTCTGTCGAAGggtcgaggcgcacgcgaggaTAGCGACGTATTTGCTCAAGCCGAGGgacgtccgtcgcggcgggagggcggTGGGGGTCGGGGGGGACGGTGGAGGGCGGGCTGGGGGGAGGAACTCGAgggagacgcggcgcgcggcgtggatatccagagccgcggcggccatcgctcTCGACGAGCTCTAcgctcggacgacgccggagccggcgacggacaCGGCCGTGAACGGTGACGCGAGCGGCACGCACGCTGTGACGCACCCGAGGGACGtcagggacgcgacgacgacgctgtgcaacgcgtacgcggcgtgcggcgacTCGGACGCGATTCGCGACCTGATGGAGCgagcacagctggcgggggtGGCTCCCGATTCGCACATGTTCAACGCGTTGCTTcggtcggaggcggcggatcggAGCCTGGCGTGGGAcccggcggaggatgcgggGGGGAACGCTGGCGGCGGTTTTAGCGTCGGCGGTTCGATTCCTGCCGGGCACGTGGCCGGGAACGGCGCCGGGATCGGGTACAcgcacgcggaggagctTCAGGACGCCGtcatccgcgtcgaggagatgATGCGCGACATGCTCGAGTCCGGGGTCCGGCCCGACCTTCACTCGTTCATggcgctgctcgccgcgtacgccaaggtgggcgacgtcgccgcggcgggcgacgccctcgcggggaTGAAGGTCCGGGGCATCGAGCTGGACACGTGGGCGTTTAACGCCCTCTTGcaggcgtgcgcggcggcgagcgatctcgacgcggcgtcaaaggttcgcgcgtcgatgaaaaaatcgagcgtcgccgccgacgacatcACCTTCCTCCACCTGTTCACCGCGTGCGCCAGGCGCACGCGGCAGGTGGCGGTCGCCCTgcgggacgaggaggactgGGACGAGGAGTGGGAgtggggcggcgacggcgaggggggcgcgtgggtggacgaggacgaggacggcgccagGCGGCaccacctcggcgcgagagccgccgaGTCGcacgccaagctcgcgggagcgctcctcgtcgatccCGGGGTCGGGGGATCGATTCCGGGCGGTGACCTTCGCGGAACCTTGGGGAGGGCGATCGGggtgcgcgaggcggcggcggcggcggcggcggcggcgcgcgagggtctgtcgtccgtccgcggcgtcttcGAGGACCTGCGAAGCGACGGCGAACCCATTCGGctcacgccggcgtcggttGACGCTCATCGGTTccccccgtcctcctcctctctcTCCCGCCGCCAGCACGTTCACGCCGCTtcccccgagctcgcccgcgccagaGCCGCGCTCCGCGAATTTCGCGCCGACATGGACGCCAGCGGCGTGGCGTTTACCCCGCagtgcgccaccgcgctggtGCAGACGATGGGGCGGCTGCGGGAGTTTGACGAGATGATGGCGTTTGttcgatcgccgccggcgggtgTGCCGCCGGACGTGTACATGTACACCCAggcgctccacgcgctcgcgcaggacCCGTTCCActggcgccgcgacggatcgaCCGGGGACGAGGGGAACGACGGGCCGCacgacgttcgcgacgcgtcagacggacgcgtcgagacTGGGCCCAAGGCGGCGTTACAACTGGCGGACGAGATGACGTCGCTCGGCATGGCGCACACGCGCGTGACGCTCAACTGCGTCCTACTCGCGTGCGCGCACCTGCGCGACTACGACGAGGCGATCAGGCGGTTCGAGACGCACGTGAACGGCGGTGGGGAGGTTGGCGTGGACACGTACAACGCGCTGCTTCGgtgcgcgtgggcggcgggggtctTTTCACAAAACGCGTCTTCAATCGCGCAGGCTTTGGAAAACGAGGGACTGAAGCCCAACGCGCACACGGAGCTGACGCTGCGACGGtgcggcgggttcggccaAGGGATGGGCGGGGACAGGGACGCGTCGGATGCGCTCCTCAGGCGGTTCGGGTTCGCCGTcgaagcgcccgcgccgccgccgcgggagccgatGCCCTgggagaaggacgacgaggacgagaaaatgccgacgagctcgtcggcgtacaagggaccgccgccgcggaagccgcTGGTCGCGGagatcggcgtcgacgtggaagacgacgacgacgtcgacaaACTGGCGGAAGGGGACATGGAGGAACCCCTGGTCTACTCGCGCAAGGACGGGAAGCTGACGCGCGCCGGCCGAAGGTGGGAAAAGGGGCGGAAGTGA